Proteins co-encoded in one Kocuria flava genomic window:
- the sdhA gene encoding succinate dehydrogenase flavoprotein subunit produces MQVHKYDVVIIGAGGAGMRAAIEAGQRARTAVLTKLYPTRSHTGAAQGGMCAALANVEEDNWEWHTFDTIKGGDYLVDQDAAEVMAKEAIDAVLDLEKMGLPFNRTPEGKIDQRRFGGHTRDHGKAPVRRACYAADRTGHMILQTLYQNCIKHNVEFFNEFYVLDLVMTEVDGVRRVAGAVAYELATGELHVFQAKSVVFASGGAGKVFKTTSNAHTLTGDGMAIAFRNGLPLEDMEFIQFHPTGLAGLGILVSEAARGEGGILRNADGERFMERYAPTIKDLAPRDIVARSMANEVREGRGAGPNKDYVLLDLTHLEPAHIDAKLPDITEFARTYLGVEPYTEPVPVFPTCHYVMGGIPTNIKAEVLADNETVVPGLYAAGEVACVSVHGSNRLGTNSLLDINVFGKRAGIYAAEYAQRADFVPVPDTALDSTVALLDNARSGTGTEKVAAIRKDLQDTMDLNVQVFRTAETLQAALDDIAALEARYANISIQDKGKRFNLDLLEAVELGFLLQLAKVMTVAALHREESRGGHFREDFPERDDERFMAHSMVYLDPSSPTAGIRQETKPVIFTRYEPMERKY; encoded by the coding sequence ATGCAGGTTCACAAGTACGACGTGGTCATCATCGGCGCCGGTGGTGCCGGTATGCGCGCCGCCATCGAAGCCGGTCAGCGCGCCCGCACTGCCGTACTGACCAAGCTGTACCCCACCCGGTCCCACACCGGCGCGGCGCAGGGCGGCATGTGCGCGGCCCTGGCCAACGTCGAGGAGGACAACTGGGAGTGGCACACCTTCGACACCATCAAGGGCGGTGACTACCTGGTCGACCAGGACGCCGCGGAGGTGATGGCCAAGGAGGCCATCGACGCCGTCCTGGACCTGGAGAAGATGGGCCTGCCCTTCAACCGCACCCCCGAGGGCAAGATCGACCAGCGCCGCTTCGGCGGGCACACCCGCGACCACGGCAAGGCGCCCGTGCGCCGGGCCTGCTACGCCGCGGACCGCACCGGTCACATGATCCTCCAGACGCTCTACCAGAACTGCATCAAGCACAACGTCGAGTTCTTCAACGAGTTCTACGTCCTGGACCTGGTCATGACCGAGGTCGACGGCGTCCGCCGCGTGGCCGGGGCCGTGGCCTACGAGCTGGCCACCGGCGAGCTGCACGTCTTCCAGGCCAAGTCCGTGGTCTTCGCCTCCGGCGGCGCGGGCAAGGTCTTCAAGACCACCTCCAACGCCCACACGCTCACCGGCGACGGCATGGCCATCGCCTTCCGCAACGGCCTTCCGCTGGAGGACATGGAGTTCATACAGTTCCACCCGACCGGCCTGGCCGGCCTGGGCATCCTCGTCTCCGAGGCCGCCCGCGGTGAGGGCGGGATCCTGCGCAACGCCGACGGCGAGCGGTTCATGGAGCGCTACGCCCCGACCATCAAGGACCTCGCCCCGCGCGACATCGTGGCCCGCTCGATGGCCAACGAGGTGCGCGAGGGCCGCGGCGCCGGGCCCAACAAGGACTACGTCCTGCTGGACCTCACCCACCTGGAGCCCGCGCACATCGACGCGAAGCTGCCGGACATCACCGAGTTCGCCCGCACCTACCTGGGCGTGGAGCCCTACACGGAGCCGGTGCCGGTGTTCCCGACCTGCCACTACGTCATGGGCGGGATCCCGACCAACATCAAGGCCGAGGTGCTCGCCGACAACGAGACCGTGGTCCCGGGCCTGTACGCGGCCGGCGAGGTCGCCTGCGTGTCGGTGCACGGCTCCAACCGCCTGGGCACCAACTCGCTGCTGGACATCAACGTCTTCGGCAAGCGCGCCGGGATCTACGCCGCCGAGTACGCCCAGCGCGCCGACTTCGTCCCGGTCCCGGACACCGCCCTGGACTCCACCGTGGCGCTGCTCGACAACGCGCGCAGCGGCACCGGCACCGAGAAGGTCGCGGCGATCCGCAAGGACCTGCAGGACACCATGGACCTCAACGTCCAGGTGTTCCGCACCGCCGAGACCCTGCAGGCGGCGCTGGACGACATCGCCGCCCTCGAGGCCCGCTACGCCAACATCTCGATCCAGGACAAGGGCAAGCGCTTCAACCTGGACCTGCTGGAGGCCGTGGAGCTGGGCTTCCTGCTGCAGCTGGCGAAGGTCATGACCGTCGCCGCCCTGCACCGCGAGGAGTCCCGCGGCGGGCACTTCCGCGAGGACTTCCCCGAGCGCGACGACGAGCGGTTCATGGCCCACTCGATGGTCTACCTCGACCCGTCCTCGCCGACCGCCGGGATCCGCCAGGAGACGAAGCCCGTGATCTTCACCCGCTACGAGCCGATGGAGCGTAAGTACTGA
- a CDS encoding succinate dehydrogenase hydrophobic membrane anchor subunit, with translation MSTPIKARIAVPRSKDLEVDGVKYNRSSTKRNNFEMYAWLFMRLSGAVLLALVFIHLYVNLLVEEGGVHAVDFAFVAGKWASPFWQVFDMVLLWLAMLHGTNGLRVIIDDYAERDRTRFWLKVLLAVTSAFVILLGTLVIFTFEPCPTGADPALLASFCTAG, from the coding sequence ATGAGCACTCCGATCAAGGCCCGCATCGCCGTCCCGCGCAGCAAGGACCTGGAGGTCGACGGCGTCAAGTACAACCGCTCCTCCACCAAGCGCAACAACTTCGAGATGTACGCGTGGCTGTTCATGCGCCTGTCCGGCGCGGTGCTGCTGGCGCTCGTGTTCATCCACCTCTACGTCAACCTGCTGGTCGAGGAGGGCGGCGTCCACGCCGTGGACTTCGCCTTCGTGGCCGGCAAGTGGGCCAGCCCCTTCTGGCAGGTCTTCGACATGGTCCTGCTGTGGCTCGCGATGCTGCACGGCACCAACGGCCTGCGCGTGATCATCGACGACTACGCCGAGCGCGACCGCACCCGCTTCTGGCTCAAGGTGCTGCTCGCCGTGACCTCCGCCTTCGTGATCCTGCTCGGCACCCTGGTGATCTTCACCTTCGAGCCCTGCCCGACCGGCGCGGACCCCGCCCTCCTGGCGTCCTTCTGCACCGCGGGCTGA
- the sdhC gene encoding succinate dehydrogenase, cytochrome b556 subunit codes for MAKTSKGTLYRGQAHGQWSWVAHRITGVAIFFFLLVHVLDTALVRVSPEAYNAVMETYKNPVMGLGEAGLVAAIVYHAFNGLRIILIDFWKHGTRYQKQLLWGVLGLWLVVMIPFLVRHLSNVFGG; via the coding sequence GTGGCGAAGACATCCAAGGGCACCCTGTACAGGGGCCAGGCCCACGGCCAGTGGTCCTGGGTCGCCCACCGCATCACCGGCGTGGCCATCTTCTTCTTTCTCCTGGTCCACGTCCTGGACACCGCGCTCGTGCGGGTCTCGCCCGAGGCCTACAACGCGGTCATGGAGACCTACAAGAACCCGGTCATGGGCCTGGGCGAGGCCGGCCTCGTCGCCGCGATCGTGTACCACGCCTTCAACGGCCTGCGCATCATCCTGATCGACTTCTGGAAGCACGGCACCCGCTACCAGAAGCAGCTGCTGTGGGGCGTGCTGGGCCTGTGGCTCGTCGTCATGATCCCCTTCCTCGTCCGCCACCTCTCCAACGTCTTCGGGGGTTGA
- a CDS encoding mannose-1-phosphate guanylyltransferase: protein MTTPIEHFHPFVPAGGVGSRLWPLSRADAPKFLLDLTGSGSSLLRATYDRLAPLSGGRVMVVTGRTHAPAVSAQLPELAAADLVLEPSPKDSAAAIGLACMLLLRRDPEAIVGSFAADHVIQPAAAFQEVVREAVAAAASGRIVTIGIPPTSPATGFGYIRAGAPLGLEAAPHALQVEEFVEKPDEETARAYVAGGDYTWNAGMFVAPAALLLAHLRRSEPELHAGLAEIADAWGTLAQDEVVDRVWPGLPKTAIDYAVAEPAAAAGDVAMVPATFTWDDVGDFAAIHRLNRVDPAGDSDVAVLGENTRVLADASSGVVVSDTGRLVALIGVEDIVVVDTPDALLVTTREHAQRVKDAVNSLKRSGDTDVL from the coding sequence GTGACCACCCCGATCGAGCACTTCCACCCCTTCGTCCCCGCCGGCGGCGTCGGCTCCCGGCTGTGGCCGCTCTCGCGCGCGGACGCCCCCAAGTTCCTGCTGGACCTCACCGGTTCGGGCTCCTCCCTGCTGCGGGCCACCTACGACCGGCTCGCGCCGCTGAGCGGCGGGCGCGTCATGGTCGTGACCGGGCGCACGCACGCGCCGGCGGTCTCGGCCCAGCTGCCGGAGCTCGCGGCCGCGGACCTCGTGCTGGAGCCCTCGCCCAAGGACTCCGCGGCCGCGATCGGGCTCGCCTGCATGCTCCTGCTGCGCCGGGACCCCGAGGCGATCGTCGGGTCCTTCGCCGCCGACCACGTCATCCAGCCCGCCGCCGCCTTCCAGGAGGTCGTGCGCGAGGCCGTGGCCGCGGCCGCCTCCGGGCGGATCGTGACGATCGGCATCCCCCCGACCTCGCCCGCGACCGGCTTCGGCTACATCCGCGCCGGCGCGCCCCTGGGCCTGGAGGCCGCCCCGCACGCCCTGCAGGTCGAGGAGTTCGTGGAGAAGCCCGACGAGGAGACCGCCCGCGCCTACGTGGCCGGCGGCGACTACACCTGGAACGCCGGGATGTTCGTGGCCCCCGCCGCCCTGCTGCTGGCCCACCTCCGGCGGAGCGAGCCCGAGCTGCACGCCGGGCTCGCCGAGATCGCCGACGCGTGGGGCACCCTCGCCCAGGACGAGGTCGTGGACCGCGTCTGGCCGGGCCTGCCCAAGACCGCGATCGACTACGCCGTGGCCGAGCCGGCCGCGGCCGCCGGGGACGTGGCGATGGTCCCGGCGACCTTCACGTGGGACGACGTCGGGGACTTCGCGGCCATCCACCGGCTGAACCGGGTGGACCCGGCCGGGGACTCCGACGTCGCGGTGCTCGGGGAGAACACCCGGGTGCTCGCCGACGCGTCCTCCGGCGTCGTCGTCTCGGACACGGGCCGGCTGGTCGCGCTGATCGGGGTCGAGGACATCGTCGTCGTCGACACGCCCGACGCCCTGCTGGTGACCACGCGCGAGCACGCCCAGCGGGTCAAGGACGCCGTGAACTCGCTCAAGCGCAGCGGCGACACCGACGTCCTCTGA
- a CDS encoding amidohydrolase, producing the protein MPDASSSAPATEAGLPPAIGPLLKRYLPELVGFRRDLHRHPELSYQEFRTTDRIVAALEEMGLSPVRLADTGCYVDIGHGPIAVGLRADIDALPIQEATGLEYSSVNDGVAHSCGHDIHTTVMVGVARVLADLHRTAHIAGTVRVVFQPAEEQLPGGALGVLRQGVLEGVPRMFALHCEPKVDVGRVGTRIGAITSASDTVRIELSGRGGHTSRPHLTQDLVYAMAQIAVNVPAVLSRRIDVRSGVAVVWGQMHAGVAPNAIPATGFMSGTLRCLDADAWHRAGALLDEVVHQVATPYEVDVQLEHVRGVPPVVNGETETTLLENAARAELGEDAVVLVDQSMGGEDFAWFLQEVPGAMMRLGTRTRGGHTYDLHQSDYIADEAAIGCGVQVMASAALRGIRLHAREQAEGPAVP; encoded by the coding sequence ATGCCTGACGCGTCCTCTTCCGCCCCCGCCACGGAGGCCGGCCTGCCCCCGGCCATCGGCCCGCTGCTCAAGCGGTACCTGCCGGAGCTCGTCGGCTTCCGGCGCGACCTGCACCGCCACCCGGAGCTGTCCTACCAGGAGTTCCGCACCACCGACCGGATCGTGGCGGCGCTGGAGGAGATGGGGCTGAGCCCGGTGCGGCTGGCGGACACGGGCTGCTACGTGGACATCGGCCACGGGCCGATCGCCGTGGGCCTGCGCGCGGACATCGACGCCCTGCCCATCCAGGAGGCGACCGGGCTCGAGTACTCCTCCGTCAACGACGGCGTGGCCCACTCCTGCGGCCACGACATCCACACCACCGTGATGGTCGGCGTCGCCCGCGTGCTCGCCGACCTGCACCGCACCGCCCACATCGCCGGGACGGTGCGCGTGGTCTTCCAGCCGGCGGAGGAGCAGCTGCCCGGCGGCGCCCTGGGCGTGCTCCGCCAGGGCGTGCTCGAGGGCGTGCCGCGGATGTTCGCCCTGCACTGCGAGCCGAAGGTGGACGTCGGGCGGGTGGGCACCCGCATCGGGGCCATCACCTCCGCCTCGGACACCGTGCGGATCGAGCTCTCCGGCCGCGGCGGGCACACCTCCCGCCCGCACCTGACCCAGGACCTCGTCTACGCGATGGCCCAGATCGCGGTGAACGTCCCCGCGGTGCTCTCCCGGCGCATCGACGTCCGCTCCGGGGTGGCGGTGGTCTGGGGGCAGATGCACGCCGGGGTGGCGCCCAACGCGATCCCCGCGACCGGGTTCATGTCCGGGACCCTGCGCTGCCTCGACGCCGACGCCTGGCACCGGGCCGGGGCGCTGCTGGACGAGGTCGTCCACCAGGTCGCGACCCCCTACGAGGTGGACGTCCAGCTCGAGCACGTGCGCGGGGTCCCGCCCGTGGTCAACGGCGAGACGGAGACGACGCTGCTGGAGAACGCCGCCCGCGCCGAGCTGGGCGAGGACGCCGTGGTGCTCGTGGACCAGTCCATGGGCGGGGAGGACTTCGCCTGGTTCCTGCAGGAGGTCCCCGGGGCCATGATGCGCCTGGGCACCCGCACCCGGGGCGGGCACACCTACGACCTGCACCAGTCGGACTACATCGCCGACGAGGCCGCGATCGGCTGCGGCGTGCAGGTGATGGCCTCCGCGGCCCTGCGGGGCATCCGCCTGCACGCCCGGGAGCAGGCGGAGGGGCCCGCCGTCCCCTGA
- a CDS encoding BMP family lipoprotein, producing MTLPPGAVRRLPAAVLGLSVLALAGCGLPLADGGEVQEQAAGFTGCIVSDEGGFQDRSFHESTRSGLQAARASLGIEVREAESQVAADLEPGLVAMVQAGCDVTVAAGHRLAAATRTVAAAEPSTRFVVVDDATVGLPNVKPLVFDTAGAAFLAGYVAAGSTRTGTVAAYGGMDVAPVRVILDGFADGIAHYNETEDAEVRLLGWDRDSQEGTFVGDFSDTSGAATITRGFVADGADVVLPVAGEAALGTVDAVVEANTGGDEVRFVWVDADGHRTLEKGKEYQLTSVLKQLSISVQDAVESAARGEFSNEPYVGTLENGGVGIAPYHDQEDAVGEELADAVEQLEQDVIDGTVPVASESSPSLRPAAPAASGRPGTKE from the coding sequence GTGACCCTTCCGCCCGGAGCCGTCCGACGCCTCCCCGCCGCCGTGCTGGGCCTCTCGGTGCTCGCGCTCGCCGGTTGCGGCCTCCCCCTCGCGGACGGCGGTGAGGTCCAGGAGCAGGCCGCCGGCTTCACCGGGTGCATCGTCTCGGACGAGGGCGGCTTCCAGGACCGGTCGTTCCACGAGAGCACCCGCTCCGGCCTGCAGGCCGCCCGTGCCTCCCTGGGCATCGAGGTCCGGGAGGCGGAGTCGCAGGTGGCCGCGGACCTCGAGCCCGGCCTCGTCGCCATGGTCCAGGCCGGGTGCGACGTGACCGTCGCGGCGGGACACCGTCTGGCCGCCGCGACCCGGACGGTCGCGGCGGCCGAGCCGAGCACGAGGTTCGTCGTCGTCGACGACGCGACGGTCGGGCTGCCCAACGTCAAGCCGCTCGTCTTCGACACGGCGGGGGCGGCGTTCCTCGCCGGCTACGTCGCCGCCGGCAGCACGCGCACCGGCACGGTCGCCGCCTACGGCGGCATGGACGTCGCGCCCGTGCGGGTGATCCTGGACGGCTTCGCCGACGGCATCGCCCACTACAACGAGACCGAGGACGCGGAGGTCCGGCTGCTGGGCTGGGACAGGGACTCCCAGGAGGGCACCTTCGTCGGCGACTTCAGCGACACCTCCGGGGCCGCGACGATCACCCGGGGCTTCGTCGCGGACGGCGCCGACGTCGTCCTGCCGGTCGCCGGTGAGGCGGCCCTGGGAACGGTCGACGCGGTCGTGGAGGCCAACACCGGCGGCGACGAGGTCCGCTTCGTGTGGGTCGACGCCGACGGCCACAGGACCCTCGAGAAGGGAAAGGAGTACCAGCTGACCTCCGTGCTCAAGCAGCTGAGCATCTCCGTCCAGGACGCCGTCGAGTCGGCCGCCCGCGGCGAGTTCAGCAACGAGCCCTACGTCGGCACCCTCGAGAACGGCGGCGTGGGCATCGCCCCGTACCACGACCAGGAGGACGCCGTCGGCGAGGAGCTCGCCGACGCGGTCGAGCAGCTCGAGCAGGACGTCATCGACGGCACGGTCCCCGTCGCGTCCGAGAGCTCGCCCTCGCTCCGACCCGCCGCCCCGGCGGCGTCCGGCCGTCCCGGCACGAAGGAGTGA
- a CDS encoding cytidine deaminase, which produces MRAAATAALEHAYVPYSRFPVGAAALTEDGRTVAGCNVENASYGLTLCAECSLVSALHMGGGGRLTAFVCVDGRGEVLMPCGRCRQLLHEHRAPGMVLLTVSGVRTMAEVLPDAFGPENL; this is translated from the coding sequence CTGCGGGCCGCCGCCACTGCGGCCCTCGAGCACGCCTACGTCCCCTACTCGCGGTTCCCGGTCGGGGCCGCGGCCCTGACCGAGGACGGCCGGACGGTGGCCGGGTGCAACGTGGAGAACGCCTCCTACGGGCTGACCCTGTGCGCCGAGTGCTCCCTGGTCTCCGCGCTGCACATGGGCGGCGGGGGCCGGCTGACGGCCTTCGTGTGCGTCGACGGCCGGGGCGAGGTGCTCATGCCGTGCGGGCGCTGCCGGCAGCTGCTGCACGAGCACCGCGCCCCCGGCATGGTGCTGCTGACCGTCTCCGGCGTGCGCACCATGGCCGAGGTGCTGC